A stretch of DNA from Paenibacillus sp.:
AACCAGTCGTACATCGAGGTGCACGAGCGCAGCAAGTTCGACGCGCTGTGCCGCTTGCTCGACATGGAATCGCCGGAGCTCGCGATCATTTTCGGCCGGACGAAGCGCCGCGTCGACGAGCTGGCCGAAGCGCTGCAAAAGCGCGGTTACTCGGCTGACGGTCTGCATGGCGATTTGTCTCAGAACATGCGCGACGCCGTGATGCGCCGTTTCCGCGACGGCAGCATCGACGTGCTCGTGGCGACGGACGTCGCCGCGCGGGGTCTTGACGTATCGGGCGTAACGCACGTGGTCAACTTCGACCTTCCGCAGGATCCGGAATCGTACGTCCACCGGATCGGCCGGACGGGCCGTGCCGGCAAAGAAGGCACGTCGTGGACGTTCGTGACGCCGCGGGAGATCGATCACCTGCACTTCATCGAGCGCGTAACGCGCCAAAAAATCGCGAAGCGCAACGTACCGTCGATGGCGGAAGCGATCGAAGGCAAGCAGAAGATCGTGGCGGAGCGCATTATGGAAATCGTGCAGAACGAAGATTTCAACGAGTTCAAAGGCACGGCGATTCAGATGCTGGAGCAGTTCGACAGCGTCCACTTGATCGCGGCGGCGATGAAGCTGCTGACGGGCGGCGAGAAGAAGGACGTCGAAGTCGCATTGACGCCTGAAGAGCCGATTCGCGCGAAGAAGCGCAAGCCGGACATCCGCGGCTCCGGCCGACGCGTCGGCGGCTACGGCGGCGGCGGTTACGGCGGCGGGCGCTCCGGCGATCGCCGTCCGGGCGGCGGCGACCGCGGCGGCGAGCGTCGTTACGGCGGCGGCGAGCGCGGCGGCTACGGCGGCGGACGCGGCGGCTACGGCGGCGGCGAGCGCGGCGGCTATGGCGGCGGCGGGCGCTCGCGCCCGGTCGGCGCAGGCGCCGGCGCGCGTCGCAGCGACGAAGGCGGCGGCTCGGCCGAGTAATCGCGCAATAGGGACCGTCCCGGGGAAACCCGGGGCGGTTTTTTGTTTGCGCGATTGTGTGTGGGCCGCGGGCGCGCTGCCGCCTCTGCCGCTCGCACGCCCGCCGCCGGGCGCCGCCCGCGGCGACCGCCCAAAATCGGTGCTGTTCCGCGCGAACAGCCCCAAGCTTGTGCGGTCGCGCCGCCGCCTCCGCCGCTCGCGCGCCCGCCGCCGGCCACCGCCCGCGGCGACCGCACAAAATCAGTGCTGTTCCGCGCGAACAGCCCCAAGCTTGTGCGATCGCGCTGCCGCCTCCGCCGCTCGCCGCACCCGCCGCCGGCCACCGCCCGCGGCGACCGCACAAAATCAGTGCTGTTCGGCGCGAACAGCCCAAAGTTTGTGCGGTCGTGCCGCCGCCGTCGTCGCTCGCGCGCCCGCCGCCTC
This window harbors:
- a CDS encoding DEAD/DEAH box helicase, which gives rise to MKTFSEFGLEAKVLRAITEMGFEESTPIQEKAIPIALEGRDLIGQAQTGTGKTAAFSIPIIQAIDPSEEKVAALIMCPTRELAIQVAEEIGKLARFKGIQTLPIYGGQDIGRQIRALKKRPQVVIGTPGRLLDHINRKTLKLEDVRYVVLDEADEMLDMGFLEDIQTILSSVPEERQTMLFSATMPPNIQKLAQQFLKNPEHVSVIPKQVSAPLINQSYIEVHERSKFDALCRLLDMESPELAIIFGRTKRRVDELAEALQKRGYSADGLHGDLSQNMRDAVMRRFRDGSIDVLVATDVAARGLDVSGVTHVVNFDLPQDPESYVHRIGRTGRAGKEGTSWTFVTPREIDHLHFIERVTRQKIAKRNVPSMAEAIEGKQKIVAERIMEIVQNEDFNEFKGTAIQMLEQFDSVHLIAAAMKLLTGGEKKDVEVALTPEEPIRAKKRKPDIRGSGRRVGGYGGGGYGGGRSGDRRPGGGDRGGERRYGGGERGGYGGGRGGYGGGERGGYGGGGRSRPVGAGAGARRSDEGGGSAE